In Pseudomonadota bacterium, one genomic interval encodes:
- a CDS encoding GAF domain-containing protein — MAIKLLATISRIINVINTKKLSYQSRMDEILRLILNYLGVEQGSIMILNKKKELEIIATNKSELIGRCLALDANTVAGWVVKFQAPLFIPDISKDSRFKSRRGEYKKNSLLSAPIMSENKILGVINVTDKSADKDFFQDDISYLLKFSSVVLWLAVQQNLNAEIKKQQKTLKTRNQELRHQEASRAELSKLLIHDLKAPLSEIVANLDILSYTIPKESAEFLESARIGCERAVLMVSNLASIDKIEDGKMKLIKEELEVESLLNESVSNSKGVSLIKNIELTLEINEALPRIQADRYLILRVLQNLLTNGIGYSLSGTKIQVGCRKVQDKKQLEFHVQDQGPGIPEEKTRIIFEKYARITEKKNAILGTGLGLYFCKLAIDAHRGRIWVESTVGKGSKFIFTLPL; from the coding sequence ATGGCGATAAAACTGCTTGCAACGATTTCGCGCATCATCAATGTCATAAATACCAAAAAACTTTCATACCAGAGCCGCATGGATGAAATCCTCCGGCTGATTCTGAATTATCTCGGCGTCGAACAAGGATCAATCATGATCCTTAACAAAAAAAAAGAACTGGAAATTATCGCAACCAACAAATCAGAACTCATCGGCCGATGTCTTGCGCTTGACGCAAACACTGTTGCCGGCTGGGTCGTAAAATTCCAGGCCCCCCTTTTCATCCCTGACATATCGAAAGACTCGAGATTCAAATCCCGTCGAGGCGAATATAAAAAAAATTCCCTGCTTTCCGCCCCGATAATGAGTGAAAATAAAATCCTCGGAGTGATCAATGTCACTGATAAGTCCGCTGATAAGGATTTTTTCCAGGACGATATCTCCTATCTTCTAAAATTCAGCAGCGTCGTTCTCTGGCTTGCGGTTCAACAGAATTTGAACGCCGAGATCAAAAAACAGCAAAAAACCCTTAAAACCCGCAACCAGGAGCTGCGTCACCAGGAGGCTTCCAGGGCGGAGCTTTCCAAACTTCTCATCCATGACCTGAAAGCGCCGCTTTCGGAAATTGTCGCCAATCTTGATATTCTTTCCTATACGATTCCGAAAGAATCTGCAGAGTTTCTCGAATCAGCACGAATCGGCTGCGAAAGAGCGGTGCTCATGGTTTCAAACCTTGCGAGCATAGATAAGATCGAAGACGGAAAAATGAAACTCATCAAGGAAGAGCTTGAAGTGGAAAGCCTTTTAAATGAATCAGTTTCCAATTCAAAAGGCGTTTCCCTTATTAAGAATATAGAGCTTACCCTTGAAATTAATGAAGCGCTTCCAAGAATCCAGGCTGATCGTTATTTGATCCTGCGCGTCCTGCAGAATCTGCTAACCAATGGCATAGGATATTCTTTATCCGGAACAAAAATTCAAGTTGGCTGCAGAAAGGTTCAAGACAAGAAACAACTTGAGTTCCATGTGCAGGACCAGGGTCCTGGTATTCCTGAAGAAAAAACCCGGATTATTTTTGAAAAATATGCCCGGATCACTGAAAAGAAAAATGCTATTCTGGGCACCGGCCTGGGGCTTTATTTCTGCAAACTCGCAATAGATGCACATCGGGGAAGAATCTGGGTTGAAAGTACCGTCGGCAAAGGCAGCAAATTTATTTTCACACTCCCTCTTTAA
- the guaA gene encoding glutamine-hydrolyzing GMP synthase — protein sequence MAIHDEKILILDFGSQTTQLIARRIREQKVYCEIHPYNITLEKIKEIAPNGIVLSGGPSSVYDQDAPISDPGIFSLDIPVLGICYGAQLMTRQLGGKVEKALKREFGKAELEVHFTDGLFAGMEKNRAEYQVWMSHGDRIESLPEGFEISAVSEHSPHAAIRHTKKPLVGVQFHPEVVHTLIGVDVLRNFMFGICNCKPKWTMQSFIETTVSAIKKKVGSGRVICALSGGVDSSVTAALVHRAIGDQLICVYVNNGMMRTGETESVLNFFREKTGLNVIHVDAVDYFMGELAGERDPEKKRKSIGYGFIKIFEEEAKKLGDIKYLAQGTLYPDVIESISVKGPSAIIKSHHNVGGLPDIMKLDLIEPLRELFKDEVRLLGLELGLPEEAIFRQPFPGPGLAIRILGEVTQERLDILRQADVIVLEEMKKSGYYRKVWQSFAVLLPIQTVGVMGDERTYENVVALRSVDSVDAMTADWSKLPYDLLGRISNRIINEVRGINRVVYDISSKPPSTIEWE from the coding sequence TTGGCCATTCATGATGAAAAAATATTGATCCTTGATTTCGGATCCCAGACCACACAACTTATTGCCCGTCGAATCCGCGAGCAGAAAGTTTATTGCGAAATTCATCCGTACAATATCACTCTTGAGAAAATCAAGGAAATCGCCCCCAACGGCATCGTTCTTTCCGGTGGCCCCTCAAGCGTCTATGACCAGGATGCGCCAATCAGCGATCCGGGAATTTTCTCGCTGGACATTCCGGTGCTGGGCATCTGTTACGGCGCCCAACTTATGACCAGGCAGCTTGGCGGCAAAGTTGAAAAAGCTCTCAAGCGCGAATTCGGCAAGGCCGAACTCGAAGTGCATTTCACCGACGGACTGTTTGCCGGAATGGAAAAAAATCGCGCCGAATACCAGGTATGGATGAGCCACGGCGACAGAATTGAAAGTCTGCCGGAGGGTTTCGAAATATCCGCAGTCAGCGAACATTCCCCTCACGCCGCCATCCGTCATACCAAAAAACCACTGGTCGGAGTCCAGTTTCATCCGGAGGTAGTCCATACCTTGATCGGTGTTGATGTTTTACGAAATTTCATGTTCGGAATATGCAACTGCAAACCAAAGTGGACCATGCAATCGTTCATTGAAACAACGGTTTCGGCAATCAAGAAAAAAGTCGGCTCTGGCCGGGTGATCTGTGCTTTGAGCGGTGGTGTTGATTCTTCGGTTACTGCAGCGCTTGTCCATAGGGCCATCGGCGACCAGTTGATCTGTGTTTATGTTAATAATGGCATGATGCGCACCGGAGAAACCGAAAGCGTCCTGAACTTCTTCAGAGAAAAAACCGGCTTGAACGTCATTCACGTCGATGCGGTTGATTACTTTATGGGTGAACTCGCCGGCGAACGCGATCCTGAGAAAAAACGCAAAAGCATTGGCTACGGCTTTATCAAGATTTTTGAGGAAGAAGCCAAAAAACTGGGCGACATCAAATACCTTGCCCAGGGCACGCTGTATCCTGATGTCATTGAAAGCATTTCCGTCAAGGGACCTTCAGCCATAATCAAGTCCCACCACAATGTCGGGGGTCTGCCCGACATCATGAAACTCGACCTCATCGAACCGCTTCGCGAACTGTTCAAAGATGAAGTTCGACTCCTGGGCCTTGAACTCGGGCTCCCCGAAGAAGCCATATTCAGGCAGCCTTTTCCAGGCCCCGGACTGGCAATCAGAATACTCGGCGAAGTTACCCAGGAAAGGCTTGATATTCTCAGGCAGGCTGATGTAATCGTCCTCGAAGAGATGAAGAAATCGGGGTATTACCGCAAAGTCTGGCAGTCGTTTGCCGTACTGCTGCCGATCCAGACCGTAGGTGTCATGGGCGATGAACGCACCTATGAAAACGTTGTTGCCCTGCGCTCGGTTGACAGTGTTGATGCAATGACCGCTGACTGGTCGAAATTACCTTACGACCTGCTCGGCAGGATTTCAAACAGGATCATCAACGAGGTCCGCGGCATTAATCGTGTGGTCTATGATATCTCCTCAAAACCCCCGAGCACCATTGAATGGGAGTAG
- the guaB gene encoding IMP dehydrogenase: protein MIANEIEQAYTFDDLLLIPQASKVLPSEVDLSTRLTKTINLHIPLVSAAMDTVTEHRTAITMAREGGIGIIHKNMSVDDQILEVIKVKKSESGMVVDPVTVEEGQTVGEVKSIMQNYRISGVPVLRKSKLVGIVTNRDLRFVTDLTVKVHEVMTSKNLVTAHVGITLEESKALLHKHRIEKLLVVDEHGNLKGLITIKDLEKIRKYPNAAKDDLGRLRVGAAIGIGGNYMAQVERLVKAEVDIVALDSAHGHSQNVIKTLMNIKSAFPDLQVIAGNIATPEGLEALIKAGADCVKIGVGPGSICTTRIVAGVGVPQMSAIGNCAKKAAKYGIPIIADGGIKYSGDITKAIGIGANSIMIGSLFAGTDETPGDTFLYQGRTYKGYRGMGSIEAMKKGSSDRYFQEEVESQSKLVPEGIEGKVPYRGPLSTTIYQLMGGLRSGMGYVGAKNIEELRKKAKFVKITAAGLRESHVHDVIITKEAPNYRLG, encoded by the coding sequence ATGATAGCAAATGAGATAGAACAGGCATACACCTTTGATGATCTTCTCCTGATCCCACAGGCTTCAAAGGTTCTGCCTTCCGAAGTAGATCTTTCCACCCGTCTGACAAAAACCATCAATCTCCATATCCCCCTGGTGAGCGCGGCCATGGACACGGTCACCGAGCATCGCACGGCAATAACCATGGCCAGGGAAGGCGGCATAGGCATTATTCACAAGAACATGTCAGTGGATGACCAGATTCTCGAGGTTATAAAGGTCAAAAAATCTGAATCCGGCATGGTGGTGGACCCGGTGACCGTTGAGGAGGGCCAGACCGTCGGTGAAGTAAAATCCATCATGCAGAATTACCGGATATCCGGTGTCCCTGTCTTGCGTAAATCAAAACTCGTGGGCATTGTCACCAATCGCGACCTTCGATTTGTTACGGACCTCACGGTCAAGGTGCATGAGGTCATGACCAGCAAGAATCTGGTCACCGCTCATGTGGGAATCACTCTGGAGGAATCCAAGGCCCTGCTCCACAAGCACCGCATTGAAAAACTTCTGGTAGTTGATGAGCACGGCAACCTTAAAGGTCTTATTACCATCAAAGATCTAGAAAAAATTCGCAAATATCCCAATGCCGCAAAAGACGACCTTGGCCGCCTCCGAGTGGGCGCGGCAATCGGCATCGGCGGCAATTACATGGCCCAGGTCGAACGCCTGGTCAAGGCTGAAGTTGACATTGTCGCCCTTGATTCGGCCCACGGTCATTCTCAAAATGTTATCAAGACCCTCATGAACATCAAAAGCGCCTTCCCGGATCTGCAGGTGATTGCCGGAAACATTGCTACCCCAGAAGGCCTCGAGGCCCTTATCAAGGCTGGGGCGGATTGTGTAAAAATCGGTGTAGGCCCAGGTTCGATCTGCACCACCAGGATTGTTGCCGGTGTCGGGGTGCCGCAGATGTCTGCCATCGGCAACTGCGCAAAAAAAGCCGCCAAATACGGGATCCCGATTATTGCCGACGGCGGCATCAAGTATTCCGGCGATATTACCAAGGCGATCGGCATCGGCGCCAACTCCATTATGATCGGCAGCCTGTTTGCCGGAACCGATGAAACCCCGGGGGATACATTTCTGTATCAAGGAAGGACCTATAAAGGATATCGGGGCATGGGGTCAATTGAAGCCATGAAAAAAGGCAGCAGTGACAGATATTTCCAGGAAGAGGTTGAAAGTCAGTCCAAGCTGGTTCCGGAAGGCATTGAAGGAAAGGTCCCCTATCGCGGGCCGCTTTCCACAACAATATATCAACTCATGGGCGGACTTCGTTCGGGCATGGGATACGTTGGCGCAAAAAACATAGAAGAACTGCGCAAAAAAGCTAAATTTGTCAAAATAACTGCGGCAGGCCTCAGGGAAAGCCACGTTCACGACGTTATTATTACAAAAGAGGCGCCGAACTATCGTCTTGGTTAA
- a CDS encoding threonylcarbamoyl-AMP synthase, protein MILNINPDNPQPRLISQAVECLRRGGVICYPTDTVYGIGCDIFNQKAIKRIYQIKRRPKTKPFSFMCSSLKNVSDYCYISNSAYRIMKKNLPGAYTFILPAAKIVPKILTTKQKTVGIRVPDNNICRELIEALGNPILTTSAVTEDEDRPLSEAFEIEDKLGRQVDFVIDGGSLFPEPSSIISLVEDYPVVLRNGKGDIGPFI, encoded by the coding sequence ATGATTTTAAATATTAACCCGGATAATCCCCAACCGCGTCTTATAAGTCAGGCGGTGGAGTGTCTGAGGCGCGGGGGCGTCATTTGCTATCCAACCGATACGGTGTACGGCATCGGTTGCGATATATTTAATCAGAAGGCCATAAAAAGAATCTATCAGATCAAGAGAAGGCCGAAAACCAAACCGTTCAGTTTCATGTGTTCCAGCCTGAAAAATGTAAGTGATTACTGTTATATATCGAATTCCGCGTATCGGATTATGAAAAAGAATCTTCCCGGGGCATATACCTTTATTCTGCCGGCGGCAAAGATTGTTCCCAAAATACTGACCACCAAACAGAAGACCGTGGGTATCAGAGTTCCTGATAATAATATCTGCCGAGAACTCATCGAAGCCCTGGGAAATCCGATTCTGACAACAAGTGCGGTTACCGAAGATGAGGACAGGCCTTTGTCCGAGGCTTTTGAAATTGAGGATAAATTGGGTCGGCAGGTTGATTTTGTTATCGACGGCGGGTCTCTCTTTCCTGAACCGTCAAGCATAATATCTCTAGTGGAGGATTATCCGGTTGTCCTGCGGAACGGCAAGGGGGACATCGGACCCTTCATCTAG
- a CDS encoding integration host factor subunit beta encodes MLKRDLINEVSEELGGFLKKDVRQALDIILDSIADALSKGRRVEIRGFGSFSIRQRKERTTKNPKTSKVMHIPPRKTLNFTMSKSLKDPLVKNHK; translated from the coding sequence ATGTTGAAACGTGATTTAATTAACGAAGTATCCGAAGAACTGGGTGGCTTTCTGAAAAAAGACGTCAGGCAAGCACTTGATATTATACTGGATAGCATCGCAGATGCATTGTCCAAAGGCCGCAGAGTGGAAATCAGGGGTTTTGGCAGTTTTTCAATCCGTCAACGAAAAGAACGGACCACTAAAAATCCAAAGACCAGCAAGGTAATGCATATTCCACCGCGCAAAACCCTTAACTTCACAATGAGCAAATCCCTCAAAGACCCTTTGGTAAAAAATCATAAATGA
- the sppA gene encoding signal peptide peptidase SppA: MLGAIFFLFWAGIIFFISALGSSENSELFSKTDGIGVIELKGIITSSEEIVTDLAAFQKNSRVKAIILRVDSPGGAVGASQEIFTEIKRTNGIKPVIVSMGSMAASGAYYASLGAQKIIANPGTLTGSLGVIIKFPNLENLFEKIGYKSEVVKSGANKDIGSATRPMTAEERNILQALIDNVHEQFINDIAKSRALAPEVVRKLADGRIYSGEQAKDLGLIDDFGNFADAIKLAATLAGLPSETPHLIFPKEKKFSLLTLLAGETGQTLTNRFINISPILSYELTFQPQN, translated from the coding sequence ATGCTTGGAGCGATATTTTTTCTCTTCTGGGCTGGGATAATTTTCTTCATCTCCGCCCTGGGAAGTTCGGAAAACTCAGAACTCTTCAGTAAAACAGATGGTATCGGCGTTATTGAGCTTAAAGGTATTATTACTTCCTCTGAGGAAATTGTCACCGACCTTGCGGCCTTTCAAAAGAACAGCAGAGTCAAGGCAATAATCCTCAGAGTTGACAGCCCGGGTGGTGCTGTTGGTGCTTCCCAAGAAATATTTACGGAAATCAAACGCACCAACGGCATCAAACCTGTTATCGTTTCCATGGGCTCGATGGCTGCATCAGGAGCCTATTACGCCTCTCTCGGCGCGCAAAAAATTATTGCAAATCCAGGGACGCTTACCGGCAGCCTCGGCGTTATAATTAAGTTTCCCAATCTGGAAAATCTTTTTGAAAAAATAGGGTATAAAAGCGAAGTTGTTAAAAGCGGTGCCAATAAGGACATCGGCTCAGCCACAAGACCGATGACCGCGGAGGAAAGAAATATCCTCCAGGCGCTTATCGACAATGTGCATGAGCAGTTTATCAATGACATTGCCAAAAGCCGCGCCCTTGCCCCGGAGGTTGTTCGAAAACTCGCCGACGGTCGTATTTACTCAGGCGAGCAGGCGAAAGATCTTGGTCTGATTGATGATTTCGGAAATTTTGCAGATGCGATAAAACTCGCTGCAACCCTTGCAGGTCTCCCATCGGAAACACCGCATCTCATTTTTCCAAAAGAAAAAAAATTCTCTTTGCTGACGCTTCTGGCAGGTGAGACCGGACAAACGCTTACAAATCGCTTTATCAATATCTCACCGATTCTTTCCTATGAATTGACCTTTCAGCCTCAAAATTAA